A genome region from Nocardioides cynanchi includes the following:
- a CDS encoding PAS and ANTAR domain-containing protein has product MSANDRQYERDDYGDHAEAPALVGGFAYDKATDRWTWSAEVYRIHGFEPHDVVPTTELMRYHLHPDEGEAILVTLWQAMAARAPFSEHFRVVDARGTTRNVLALGTGDTGSRSGLGLRGQLVDLSDMHHEILRNDVGPAVEEFQAHRAVIEQAKGILIQMLAVDADEAFDRMRAYSQHANVKVRFLAECLVAAATKDRTDPTEGPGLTVDELFAIFSEATSDER; this is encoded by the coding sequence GTGTCAGCAAACGATCGTCAGTACGAGCGCGACGACTACGGCGACCACGCCGAAGCCCCGGCGCTGGTCGGCGGCTTTGCCTACGACAAGGCGACGGACCGCTGGACCTGGTCGGCGGAGGTCTACCGCATCCACGGGTTCGAGCCCCACGACGTCGTCCCCACCACCGAGCTGATGCGCTACCACCTGCACCCCGACGAGGGGGAGGCGATCCTGGTGACGCTGTGGCAGGCGATGGCCGCCCGGGCGCCGTTCAGCGAGCACTTCCGGGTGGTCGACGCGCGCGGTACGACCCGCAACGTGCTGGCCCTGGGCACCGGCGACACCGGGAGCAGGTCGGGTCTCGGGCTGCGCGGCCAGCTGGTCGACCTGAGCGACATGCACCACGAGATCCTCCGGAACGACGTGGGTCCCGCCGTCGAGGAGTTCCAGGCGCACCGGGCCGTGATCGAGCAGGCCAAGGGCATCCTGATCCAGATGCTGGCCGTCGACGCCGACGAGGCGTTCGACCGGATGCGCGCCTACTCCCAGCACGCCAACGTGAAGGTGAGGTTCCTGGCCGAGTGCCTGGTCGCAGCCGCGACCAAGGACCGGACCGACCCGACGGAGGGCCCCGGGCTCACCGTCGACGAGCTCTTCGCGATCTTCTCCGAGGCGACCTCCGACGAGCGCTGA
- a CDS encoding hemerythrin domain-containing protein, which translates to MSTDAIVLLKDEHKQIRKVFRDFEKAGHDAFVVKGRLVDRMIELLTIHTYLENEVMYPRVRELLPDLEDDVLESYEEHHVADVLVMELSTMKPDAERFTAKTTVLIENVEHHMDEEEKEWFPKVREGLGRKQLQEIGAEMAERRKRAPKRPSQPGTLKKVVKAVVD; encoded by the coding sequence ATGTCGACCGACGCCATCGTCCTGCTCAAGGACGAGCACAAGCAGATCCGCAAGGTCTTCCGCGACTTCGAGAAGGCCGGCCACGACGCGTTCGTGGTCAAGGGTCGCCTCGTCGACCGGATGATCGAGCTGCTGACGATCCACACCTACCTCGAGAACGAGGTCATGTACCCCCGCGTGCGCGAGCTCCTGCCCGACTTGGAAGACGACGTGCTCGAGTCCTACGAGGAGCACCACGTCGCCGACGTGCTCGTGATGGAGCTGTCGACGATGAAGCCCGATGCGGAGCGCTTCACCGCCAAGACCACGGTGCTGATCGAGAACGTCGAGCATCACATGGACGAAGAGGAGAAGGAGTGGTTCCCCAAGGTTCGCGAGGGCCTCGGGCGCAAGCAGCTCCAGGAGATCGGTGCGGAGATGGCCGAGCGCCGCAAACGCGCCCCGAAGCGGCCCTCCCAGCCGGGGACCCTGAAGAAGGTCGTCAAGGCCGTCGTCGACTGA